A portion of the Desulfurobacteriaceae bacterium genome contains these proteins:
- a CDS encoding phosphoglucosamine mutase has product EASLELVIFNKYELPKASPENIGRVFSGENLVEMYEKFLESAGRYLAGLKIGIDCANGATFKIAPLIFKSLGAKVFVFNAEPDGKNINENCGATSPEFLASKVKDLNLDVGFAYDGDGDRCIAIDEKGRVVDGDEIMAILAAHYMEKNKTVVATVMSNIGLELFLKELGIELIRTNVGDRFVSEKMVETGTLVGGEQSGHIILRDFLETGDGLLTSIILASIVKSTRRPLSELSSLMKKFPQKLKNIGVKEKKPIEKLPKLKKAIEEAEKKLSGKGRVLVRYSGTEPLLRIMVEAEDENLIDEVISLIEAAVKEEGIQE; this is encoded by the coding sequence AAGAAGCTTCATTAGAACTAGTTATTTTCAACAAATATGAGTTACCTAAAGCTTCTCCCGAAAATATTGGAAGGGTATTTAGTGGAGAGAACCTTGTTGAAATGTATGAGAAATTTTTAGAATCTGCAGGTAGATACTTAGCAGGACTTAAGATAGGTATAGACTGTGCCAACGGAGCAACTTTCAAGATAGCCCCTCTTATTTTTAAATCTCTTGGTGCTAAAGTCTTCGTCTTTAACGCTGAACCGGACGGTAAAAACATAAATGAGAACTGTGGTGCTACTTCTCCGGAATTTCTTGCTTCAAAGGTAAAGGACTTAAACCTTGATGTAGGTTTTGCTTATGATGGAGATGGTGATAGGTGTATAGCTATTGACGAAAAAGGACGTGTTGTTGACGGTGACGAGATAATGGCTATTCTGGCAGCTCACTATATGGAGAAGAACAAAACAGTTGTTGCTACAGTAATGAGCAATATAGGTTTAGAGTTATTTCTGAAAGAGCTTGGAATAGAACTCATAAGAACAAATGTAGGAGATAGATTTGTTTCAGAAAAGATGGTAGAAACTGGGACGCTTGTTGGAGGAGAGCAGTCCGGACATATAATCTTGAGGGACTTTTTAGAAACGGGAGACGGACTTTTGACTTCTATCATCCTTGCTTCTATTGTTAAATCAACAAGAAGACCTTTAAGTGAACTTTCTTCCTTAATGAAGAAATTTCCACAGAAACTAAAAAATATTGGAGTAAAGGAAAAGAAGCCTATTGAGAAACTTCCAAAACTTAAAAAAGCAATTGAGGAAGCTGAAAAAAAACTTTCTGGAAAAGGTAGGGTATTAGTGAGGTATTCGGGAACAGAACCCTTACTTAGGATAATGGTTGAAGCTGAAGATGAAAATCTTATAGACGAGGTAATCTCCTTAATAGAAGCTGCTGTTAAGGAAGAAGGTATTCAAGAATAA
- a CDS encoding phosphoglucosamine mutase produces MKAPKRRLFGTDGIRGVANRYPLTPEMVQKIGIAYGVYLNAKYPDREHTVVVGKDTRASSDMIKSAFVSGLTATGVDVIDVDIVPTPAISFFIRKGDFSGGVMISASHNPYEY; encoded by the coding sequence ATGAAAGCCCCAAAGAGAAGACTTTTTGGAACGGATGGTATTAGAGGAGTTGCCAACAGGTATCCTCTAACTCCTGAAATGGTTCAAAAGATAGGTATTGCTTACGGTGTTTACCTCAATGCCAAGTATCCTGACAGAGAACACACAGTAGTTGTTGGAAAAGACACAAGAGCTTCCTCAGATATGATCAAGTCCGCTTTCGTAAGCGGTTTGACCGCAACGGGAGTTGATGTAATAGATGTTGATATAGTTCCGACTCCTGCAATTTCTTTCTTTATAAGAAAAGGGGATTTCTCTGGCGGAGTGATGATTTCTGCCTCACATAACCCATATGAGTACA